One window of Nocardioides dongkuii genomic DNA carries:
- a CDS encoding mismatch-specific DNA-glycosylase, giving the protein MEVLPAIVAPEPVVVFCGMAGAESIKTRDHYYASPGNSFWESFHLSGFSPRRLRPDEDRLVAELGHGLTDLVGHWDPAWVEIDALVADVERWQPEWLAFTGKGTAQWAYRALGHRGRPSLGVQDWYVGPAQVFVLPGTSGANQRKDYDGRPNRLSWWRDLAALSGISPAE; this is encoded by the coding sequence GTGGAGGTGCTGCCCGCCATCGTGGCGCCTGAGCCGGTCGTGGTCTTCTGCGGCATGGCCGGCGCCGAGTCGATCAAGACCCGCGACCACTACTACGCCTCCCCGGGCAACAGCTTCTGGGAGTCCTTCCACCTCAGCGGCTTCTCCCCGCGCCGGCTGCGCCCCGACGAGGACCGGCTGGTCGCCGAGCTCGGCCACGGGCTCACCGACCTCGTCGGCCACTGGGACCCGGCCTGGGTCGAGATCGACGCGCTGGTCGCCGACGTCGAGCGCTGGCAGCCGGAGTGGCTCGCGTTCACCGGCAAGGGCACCGCGCAGTGGGCCTACCGCGCCCTGGGCCACCGCGGCCGCCCGAGCCTCGGCGTCCAGGACTGGTACGTCGGGCCGGCCCAGGTCTTCGTGCTGCCGGGCACCAGCGGCGCCAACCAGCGCAAGGACTACGACGGCCGCCCCAACCGGCTGTCCTGGTGGCGCGACCTCGCCGCGCTGAGCGGCATCTCGCCCGCCGAGTAG
- a CDS encoding NupC/NupG family nucleoside CNT transporter yields the protein MDQYRGLLGLVLLVLVAVAFSTHRRGISWRTVGAAFAFQVGFALLVLRWGPGEDALSWVSDRVQSLIEYAEEGTEFVFGPLAAVGEEGEAIFALQVLPVIIFLGALIGLLFYLRVVQWTTYVLGGALARLLGVSRVESMFASVVVFLGMSEAPLMVAPYLRSLRRGQVFTLMSCGFAAAAGSTLVGYSLLGAPLEYLLAATVMNAPAALLMAKIMWPDSTPEDDDPTLERPEAGAELDVRRVRDEESTNVIDALGRGALAGGRIAVTVGGLLIAFIALISLANGILGAVGGWFGADDLTFEKILGWALAPLTWLLGVPWSEAVDAGSWIGEKTVLNEFVAYASFGPEVDTLSPVTVAVVTFALAGFANFSSIAIQIGTLGSLVPERRAMVAQLGLRALLAGSLANLANAAIAGLVVGF from the coding sequence ATGGACCAGTACCGCGGCCTGCTGGGCCTGGTACTCCTCGTCCTCGTGGCGGTCGCCTTCTCGACCCACCGCCGCGGCATCTCGTGGCGCACGGTGGGGGCGGCGTTCGCCTTCCAGGTCGGCTTCGCGCTGCTCGTGCTGCGGTGGGGACCGGGTGAGGACGCGCTGTCCTGGGTCTCCGACCGCGTCCAGTCGCTGATCGAGTACGCCGAGGAGGGCACCGAGTTCGTCTTCGGGCCGCTGGCCGCGGTCGGCGAGGAGGGCGAGGCGATCTTCGCGCTCCAGGTGCTGCCGGTGATCATCTTCCTCGGCGCGCTGATCGGGCTGCTGTTCTACCTGCGGGTCGTGCAGTGGACGACGTACGTGCTCGGCGGGGCGCTGGCCCGGCTGCTCGGCGTCAGCCGGGTCGAGTCGATGTTCGCCAGCGTGGTGGTCTTCCTCGGCATGAGCGAGGCGCCGCTGATGGTGGCGCCCTACCTCCGCTCGCTGCGCCGCGGGCAGGTCTTCACGCTGATGTCGTGCGGGTTCGCGGCGGCGGCCGGATCCACGCTGGTCGGCTACTCGCTGCTGGGCGCGCCGCTGGAGTACCTGCTCGCCGCCACCGTCATGAACGCGCCCGCCGCGCTGCTGATGGCCAAGATCATGTGGCCCGACAGCACGCCCGAGGACGACGACCCGACGCTCGAGCGGCCCGAGGCGGGCGCCGAGCTCGACGTACGCCGGGTGCGGGACGAGGAGTCCACCAACGTCATCGACGCGCTCGGCCGCGGCGCGCTGGCCGGCGGGCGGATCGCGGTGACCGTCGGCGGGCTGCTGATCGCCTTCATCGCGCTGATCTCCCTCGCCAACGGCATCCTCGGCGCGGTCGGCGGCTGGTTCGGGGCCGACGACCTCACCTTCGAGAAGATCCTCGGCTGGGCGCTGGCGCCGCTGACGTGGCTGCTCGGCGTGCCGTGGTCGGAGGCGGTGGACGCGGGGTCGTGGATCGGGGAGAAGACGGTGCTCAACGAGTTCGTGGCGTACGCCTCGTTCGGCCCCGAGGTCGACACCCTCTCCCCCGTGACCGTCGCGGTGGTGACCTTCGCGCTGGCCGGGTTCGCGAACTTCTCCTCCATCGCCATCCAGATCGGCACGCTCGGCTCGCTGGTCCCCGAGCGGCGCGCGATGGTCGCACAGCTCGGGCTGCGGGCGCTGCTCGCCGGCAGCCTGGCCAACCTCGCGAACGCCGCGATCGCGGGCCTGGTGGTGGGCTTCTAG
- the nrdR gene encoding transcriptional regulator NrdR translates to MHCPYCRGTDTRVLDSRVADDGGSIRRRRTCSSCAKRFTTVEMMQLTVLKRSGATEPFTRDKAIAGVRKACKGRPVTEDQLACLGQAVEDALRLSGAAEIPAHEVGMAILGPLRELDEVAYLRFASVYRAFQSADDFEDEIAMLRADRAPVADGVAEPQPTG, encoded by the coding sequence ATGCACTGTCCCTACTGCCGCGGCACCGACACCCGGGTGCTCGACTCCCGGGTCGCCGACGACGGCGGCTCGATCCGCCGCCGGCGCACCTGCTCGTCCTGCGCCAAGCGGTTCACGACCGTCGAGATGATGCAGTTGACCGTGCTCAAGCGCTCCGGCGCCACCGAGCCGTTCACCCGCGACAAGGCGATCGCCGGCGTCCGGAAGGCCTGCAAGGGCCGCCCGGTCACCGAGGACCAGCTGGCCTGCCTCGGGCAGGCGGTCGAGGACGCGCTGCGGCTCTCCGGGGCCGCCGAGATCCCGGCCCACGAGGTCGGCATGGCGATCCTCGGGCCGCTCCGCGAGCTCGACGAGGTCGCCTACCTGCGGTTCGCCTCGGTCTACCGCGCCTTCCAGAGCGCCGACGACTTCGAGGACGAGATCGCGATGCTCCGTGCCGACCGCGCACCAGTCGCGGACGGCGTCGCGGAGCCCCAGCCCACGGGCTGA
- a CDS encoding vitamin B12-dependent ribonucleotide reductase: protein MTETVSGAATSGFAKGKGLTLERVFSTEGVHPYDEITWERRDVVQTNWKTGESVFEQRGVEFPDFWSVNASTIVTTKYFRGAVGTDTREWSLKQLVDRVVKTYTKAGREHGYFADEADVEVFEHELTWLLVHQYFSFNSPVWFNVGTESPQQVSACFILSVDDSMDSILNWYKEEGFIFKGGSGAGLNISRIRSSKELLRSSGGTASGPVSFMRGADASAGTIKSGGATRRAAKMVVLDVDHPDIMEFVETKAREEDKIRALRDAGFDMDLGGRDITSVQYQNANNSVRVSDEFMRAVEDGTDFGLRARTTGEVIERVDARNLFRKIAEAAWECADPGLQYDDTINDWHTNPETGRITASNPCSEYMSLDNSSCNLASLNLLKFLKDDDTFDAPLFAKAVEFIITAMDISICFADFPTESIGDTTRDYRQLGIGYANLGALLMAMGLGYDSEGGRAMAATITSLMTGTSYKRSAELAAIVGPYAGYARNAEAHQRVMRKHQAANDTVRTLSIADSQVHKLATQAWADVVALGATNGFRNAQASVLAPTGTIGFMMDCDTTGIEPDFSLVKFKKLVGGGSMQIVNQTIPRALRKLGYQPEQVEAIVAYIGEHGHVIDAPGLRQEHYEVFDTAMGARSLKPMGHVRMMAAAQPFLSGAISKTVNLPETATVEEIEDVYLQSWKLGLKATAIYRDNCKVGQPMSSGKGENKGTDSNVSAKSVEPVETKVVEKVVYAPTRKRLPKSRVSRTTSFTVGGAEGYMTSGAHDDGELGEIFLKLGKQGSTLAGVMDAFSIAVSIGLQYGVPLETYVSKFTNLRFEPAGLTDDADVRMAQSIMDYIFRRLALDYLSFEDRSALGIYSAEERQRHLETGSYEPVEETGAAAELIDDSADLGGRADADFGGRAASAASDVETPAADEATETPEVAVTHDSKGSDQREVPAKPVREAHTTAELLEKFSGTAVDSPLCFTCGTKMRPAGSCYVCEGCGSTSGCS from the coding sequence ATGACCGAGACGGTGAGCGGGGCTGCCACGAGCGGCTTCGCCAAGGGGAAGGGCCTGACCCTCGAGCGCGTGTTCAGCACCGAGGGCGTGCACCCCTACGACGAGATCACGTGGGAGCGGCGCGACGTCGTCCAGACGAACTGGAAGACCGGCGAGTCGGTCTTCGAGCAGCGCGGCGTGGAGTTCCCCGACTTCTGGTCGGTCAACGCCTCCACGATCGTCACCACCAAGTACTTCCGCGGCGCCGTCGGCACCGACACCCGCGAGTGGAGCCTCAAGCAGCTCGTCGACCGGGTCGTGAAGACCTACACCAAGGCCGGCCGCGAGCACGGCTACTTCGCCGACGAGGCCGACGTCGAGGTCTTCGAGCACGAGCTCACCTGGCTCCTGGTGCACCAGTACTTCTCGTTCAACAGCCCCGTGTGGTTCAACGTCGGCACCGAGTCGCCCCAGCAGGTCTCGGCCTGCTTCATCCTCTCGGTCGACGACTCGATGGACTCGATCCTGAACTGGTACAAGGAGGAGGGCTTCATCTTCAAGGGCGGTTCCGGTGCCGGCCTGAACATCTCCCGGATCCGCTCCTCCAAGGAGCTGCTCCGCTCCTCCGGCGGTACGGCGAGCGGCCCGGTCTCCTTCATGCGCGGCGCCGACGCGTCCGCCGGCACCATCAAGTCCGGTGGCGCCACTCGTCGCGCGGCGAAGATGGTCGTCCTGGACGTCGACCACCCCGACATCATGGAGTTCGTCGAGACCAAGGCGCGCGAGGAGGACAAGATCCGCGCGCTGCGCGACGCCGGGTTCGACATGGACCTCGGCGGCCGCGACATCACCTCGGTCCAGTACCAGAACGCCAACAACTCCGTCCGCGTCAGCGACGAGTTCATGCGCGCGGTCGAGGACGGCACCGACTTCGGCCTGCGGGCCCGCACCACCGGCGAGGTCATCGAGCGCGTCGACGCTCGCAACCTGTTCCGCAAGATCGCCGAGGCCGCGTGGGAGTGCGCCGACCCGGGCCTCCAGTACGACGACACCATCAACGACTGGCACACCAACCCCGAGACCGGCCGGATCACCGCGTCCAACCCGTGCTCGGAGTACATGTCGCTCGACAACTCCTCGTGCAACCTCGCCTCGCTGAACCTGCTGAAGTTCCTCAAGGACGACGACACCTTCGACGCGCCGCTGTTCGCGAAGGCGGTGGAGTTCATCATCACCGCGATGGACATCTCCATCTGCTTCGCCGACTTCCCGACCGAGTCGATTGGCGACACCACTCGCGACTACCGCCAGCTCGGCATCGGGTACGCCAACCTGGGCGCGCTGCTGATGGCGATGGGCCTGGGCTACGACTCCGAGGGTGGCCGCGCGATGGCCGCGACCATCACCTCGCTGATGACCGGCACGTCGTACAAGCGCTCGGCCGAACTCGCCGCGATCGTCGGCCCGTACGCCGGCTACGCCCGCAACGCCGAGGCCCACCAGCGGGTGATGCGCAAGCACCAGGCGGCCAACGACACCGTCCGCACGCTCTCGATCGCCGACAGCCAGGTGCACAAGCTGGCCACCCAGGCGTGGGCCGACGTGGTGGCGCTCGGCGCGACCAACGGCTTCCGCAACGCGCAGGCCTCGGTGCTCGCGCCCACCGGCACCATCGGCTTCATGATGGACTGCGACACCACCGGCATCGAGCCCGACTTCTCGCTGGTGAAGTTCAAGAAGCTCGTCGGCGGCGGCTCGATGCAGATCGTCAACCAGACCATCCCGCGCGCGCTGCGCAAGCTCGGCTACCAGCCCGAGCAGGTCGAGGCGATCGTCGCCTACATCGGCGAGCACGGCCACGTCATCGACGCCCCCGGCCTGCGCCAGGAGCACTACGAGGTCTTCGACACCGCGATGGGCGCCCGCTCGCTCAAGCCGATGGGCCACGTGCGGATGATGGCGGCGGCCCAGCCGTTCCTCTCCGGCGCGATCTCCAAGACCGTCAACCTCCCCGAGACCGCCACGGTCGAGGAGATCGAGGACGTCTACCTGCAGTCGTGGAAGCTCGGCCTCAAGGCCACGGCGATCTACCGCGACAACTGCAAGGTCGGCCAGCCGATGTCCTCGGGCAAGGGCGAGAACAAGGGCACCGACTCCAACGTCTCCGCCAAGTCCGTGGAGCCCGTCGAGACCAAGGTCGTCGAGAAGGTCGTCTACGCGCCGACCCGCAAGCGGCTGCCGAAGTCCCGCGTCTCGCGCACCACGTCGTTTACCGTCGGCGGCGCCGAGGGCTACATGACCTCGGGTGCCCACGACGACGGCGAGCTGGGCGAGATCTTCCTCAAGCTCGGCAAGCAGGGCTCGACCCTGGCCGGCGTGATGGACGCGTTCTCGATCGCGGTCAGCATCGGCCTCCAGTACGGCGTGCCGCTGGAGACCTACGTCTCGAAGTTCACCAACCTCCGCTTCGAGCCGGCCGGCCTCACCGACGACGCCGACGTCCGGATGGCGCAGTCGATCATGGACTACATCTTCCGCCGCCTGGCGCTGGACTACCTGTCCTTCGAGGACCGCTCCGCCCTCGGCATCTACTCCGCCGAGGAGCGCCAGCGCCACCTCGAGACCGGTTCCTACGAGCCCGTCGAGGAGACCGGCGCCGCCGCCGAGCTCATCGACGACAGCGCGGACCTCGGTGGTCGAGCAGACGCCGACTTCGGTGGTCGAGCTGCGAGCGCAGCGAGCGATGTCGAGACCCCCGCAGCCGACGAGGCAACGGAGACCCCCGAGGTCGCCGTGACCCACGACAGCAAGGGCTCCGACCAGCGCGAGGTCCCGGCCAAGCCCGTGCGGGAGGCCCACACCACGGCCGAGCTCCTGGAGAAGTTCAGCGGCACCGCCGTCGACTCCCCGCTCTGCTTCACGTGCGGCACCAAGATGCGACCCGCCGGCTCCTGCTACGTCTGCGAGGGCTGCGGCAGCAC